One region of Streptomyces sp. CG4 genomic DNA includes:
- a CDS encoding long-chain fatty acid--CoA ligase, translating into MQNQGIGSWPARRARKTPHRTALLHEERATSYAELYNRATRLAHLLRTRGVRHGDRVAFLGPNHPAFLEALFAAGQLGAVFVPLNTRLAVPELRYQLQDSGSSLLLTARRSDAAELAGDAELLEAEGESYEALLAEACVEPLDMPVGPDDLCMIMYTSGTTGRPKGAMLTHGNIVWNSLNVLVDVDLSTDEVALVSAPLFHTAALNMTCLPTLLKGGTVVLESAFDPIRTLQLIERHRITCLFGVPTMYDAMAAEPGWAEADLSSLRNLLCGGAPVPARTIRRYLDRGLAFVQGYGMTEASPGVLLLDRQDALAHAGTAGVPHFFTDVRVLDPFGDPVGVDEPGEVLVAGPNVTPGYWGRPAENATAFRDGHWFRSGDIAAVNAEGYIRLVDRLKDMFISGGENVYPAEVEDALLEHPAVAECAVFGVPDEKWGEVGRAVVVLRPGAEASAEELTAHLGGRLARYKIPKSVVFAQALPRSGAGKLLKAPLRAAYVQR; encoded by the coding sequence TTGCAGAACCAAGGCATCGGGTCCTGGCCCGCCCGCCGGGCCCGCAAGACCCCGCACCGCACCGCTCTGCTCCACGAGGAGCGCGCCACCAGCTACGCCGAGCTGTACAACCGTGCCACCCGCCTCGCCCACCTGCTGCGCACACGCGGCGTGCGGCACGGCGATCGCGTGGCCTTCCTCGGGCCGAACCACCCCGCCTTCCTGGAGGCCCTGTTCGCCGCCGGGCAGCTCGGCGCGGTCTTCGTCCCGCTCAACACCCGCCTCGCCGTGCCTGAGCTTCGCTACCAGCTCCAGGACTCGGGCAGCAGCCTGCTGCTGACGGCACGTCGGTCCGATGCTGCCGAACTCGCCGGGGATGCCGAGCTGTTGGAGGCCGAGGGCGAGTCCTATGAGGCGCTTCTGGCCGAAGCCTGCGTCGAGCCGCTCGACATGCCGGTCGGTCCGGACGACCTGTGCATGATCATGTACACCTCGGGGACCACCGGTCGCCCCAAGGGTGCCATGCTCACCCATGGCAACATCGTCTGGAACAGCCTCAACGTCCTGGTCGACGTAGACCTCTCGACCGACGAGGTCGCCCTGGTCAGCGCGCCGCTGTTCCACACCGCCGCACTCAACATGACCTGCCTGCCCACCCTGCTGAAGGGCGGCACGGTCGTGCTGGAGTCCGCCTTCGACCCCATTCGAACCCTCCAGCTGATCGAACGCCACCGGATCACCTGCCTGTTCGGTGTCCCCACGATGTACGACGCGATGGCCGCCGAGCCCGGCTGGGCGGAGGCCGACCTCAGCAGCCTGCGCAACCTGCTCTGCGGGGGCGCGCCCGTCCCGGCCCGGACCATCCGGCGCTACCTCGACCGGGGCCTGGCCTTCGTCCAGGGCTACGGAATGACCGAGGCCTCACCCGGCGTCCTGCTGCTCGACCGTCAGGACGCGCTGGCCCACGCCGGAACGGCGGGCGTACCGCACTTCTTCACGGACGTACGGGTGTTGGACCCGTTCGGCGATCCGGTCGGGGTGGACGAGCCGGGAGAGGTGCTGGTCGCCGGGCCCAATGTCACGCCCGGCTACTGGGGCCGTCCCGCGGAGAACGCCACCGCCTTCCGCGATGGTCACTGGTTCCGCTCCGGCGACATCGCCGCGGTGAACGCCGAGGGCTACATCCGGCTGGTGGACCGGCTGAAGGACATGTTCATCTCCGGCGGCGAGAACGTCTACCCGGCTGAGGTCGAGGATGCATTGCTGGAGCACCCGGCCGTCGCGGAGTGCGCGGTCTTCGGCGTGCCCGACGAGAAATGGGGCGAGGTCGGTCGCGCCGTCGTCGTCCTGCGGCCCGGCGCCGAGGCGAGCGCCGAGGAGCTCACCGCCCACCTGGGCGGGCGGCTCGCCCGCTACAAGATCCCCAAGTCGGTGGTCTTCGCCCAGGCCCTCCCGCGAAGCGGCGCGGGAAAGCTGCTCAAGGCCCCGCTCCGGGCCGCCTACGTGCAGCGCTGA
- a CDS encoding MaoC family dehydratase, producing MSRTVNGIAELFQLGATDLGHSEWLEITQERVNTFADATDDHQWIHVDVERAKTGPFGGTIAHGYLSLSLLIPLWSELLEVQGIGMAVNYGLNKVRFPSPVRVGAKIRAHGAIVSVADVKGGAEVTVDLTVEIDGQPKPAAVAQAVYRFYA from the coding sequence ATGTCCCGTACCGTCAACGGCATCGCCGAACTATTCCAACTCGGCGCCACCGACCTCGGCCACAGCGAGTGGCTGGAGATCACCCAGGAGCGGGTGAACACCTTCGCCGACGCCACCGACGACCATCAGTGGATCCATGTCGACGTCGAGCGCGCCAAGACCGGCCCCTTCGGCGGCACCATCGCCCACGGCTACCTGAGCCTCTCGCTGCTCATCCCGCTGTGGAGCGAACTGCTGGAGGTCCAGGGCATCGGGATGGCCGTCAACTACGGCCTCAACAAGGTTCGTTTCCCCTCCCCCGTCCGGGTCGGCGCCAAGATCCGCGCCCATGGCGCGATCGTCTCGGTCGCCGATGTCAAGGGCGGCGCGGAGGTCACCGTCGATCTGACCGTCGAGATCGACGGTCAGCCCAAGCCCGCCGCCGTCGCCCAGGCCGTCTACCGATTCTACGCGTGA